One Sporomusaceae bacterium ACPt DNA window includes the following coding sequences:
- the rph gene encoding Ribonuclease PH, with protein MTRADGRAADELRQVRITRNYLKYAEGSALIEVGDTKVICAATIEDKVPPFLKGTGEGWVSAEYSLLPRSTQTRNIREAARGKVTGRTHEIQRLIGRALRSVIDLKALGEKTIWLDCDVVQADGGTRTAAITGSFVALVDAVNSIWGSNPKPFPVKDFLAAVSVGILPGGVALDLCYSEDSTAIVDMNLVMTGSGQFVEVQGTGEKGVFTQTQLNEMLTVGAQGINALLDIQKETLGQLSWKVGREG; from the coding sequence ATGACCAGAGCAGACGGGCGCGCGGCTGATGAACTGCGGCAAGTGAGAATTACCCGGAATTATTTAAAATACGCCGAGGGCTCAGCGTTGATTGAAGTGGGTGACACTAAGGTTATTTGCGCCGCTACCATAGAAGACAAGGTGCCACCCTTTTTAAAAGGCACCGGGGAAGGTTGGGTAAGCGCTGAATACTCGCTATTGCCGCGTTCTACGCAAACCCGTAACATCCGGGAAGCTGCCAGAGGCAAAGTGACCGGCCGCACCCATGAAATACAGCGGCTTATCGGCCGGGCGTTACGCAGCGTAATTGATCTTAAGGCCCTGGGAGAAAAAACCATATGGTTGGATTGTGATGTTGTGCAGGCTGACGGCGGTACCCGTACGGCGGCCATAACCGGATCATTTGTAGCGTTGGTTGATGCTGTTAACAGCATTTGGGGGAGCAATCCCAAGCCCTTTCCGGTGAAGGATTTTTTAGCCGCTGTCAGTGTTGGTATTTTGCCTGGCGGGGTGGCTCTGGACCTTTGCTATAGCGAGGATTCTACCGCTATTGTTGATATGAATCTGGTAATGACAGGCAGCGGACAGTTTGTCGAAGTCCAGGGAACCGGCGAGAAAGGCGTTTTTACGCAAACACAGTTAAACGAAATGCTTACTGTCGGCGCCCAAGGCATTAATGCTTTGCTCGATATTCAGAAAGAAACGCTCGGACAGTTGTCATGGAAAGTAGGCCGGGAGGGATAA
- the hprK gene encoding HPr kinase/phosphorylase: protein MLQVSQLAEEFDLKVQGGHGGLSKEITDYSLKRPSAELFGFLTYLTPKRIQVYGRTELGVIQQLDESVRRERLAQVMVAEVPCVIFTRGLPIPRECIELANERNIPLLTTGRSTTQLFYLLIRYLTNHLAPSTLVHGVLVDVYGVGVLITGESGIGKSETALELIKGGHLLVADDAVEVRRVDEESLRGIAPRRIRHLLEVRGLGILDVTMLFGAGAVRDEKDIHLIVHLEEWQEGKMYDRLGIDPPPTRQILGIAIPELTIPVRPGRNLASIIEVAVIQNRLRSYKSNPIKELGLD from the coding sequence GTGTTACAGGTAAGTCAGTTGGCTGAGGAATTTGATTTAAAAGTTCAGGGCGGCCACGGTGGATTAAGCAAAGAGATAACAGATTACAGCCTGAAACGTCCCAGTGCCGAATTATTTGGTTTTTTAACATATTTGACTCCTAAGCGTATTCAAGTGTATGGGCGGACTGAGCTAGGCGTAATCCAACAACTTGACGAATCGGTGCGGCGGGAACGCCTTGCACAAGTGATGGTGGCCGAAGTTCCTTGTGTAATTTTTACCCGGGGATTGCCAATTCCCAGGGAGTGTATCGAATTAGCCAACGAGCGGAATATTCCTCTACTAACAACGGGTCGATCTACCACCCAGCTTTTTTATTTGTTGATTCGTTATCTTACGAATCATTTGGCGCCAAGTACGCTTGTCCATGGTGTATTGGTAGATGTATATGGTGTGGGTGTACTGATTACCGGTGAGAGCGGAATCGGTAAAAGTGAGACAGCTTTAGAATTAATAAAAGGCGGTCATTTGCTGGTTGCGGACGATGCTGTGGAAGTGCGGCGTGTTGATGAAGAAAGTTTGCGGGGGATTGCTCCCCGCCGTATTCGCCATTTGCTCGAGGTACGTGGTCTGGGAATTCTTGACGTTACGATGTTGTTTGGCGCCGGTGCGGTACGGGATGAAAAGGATATTCATTTGATTGTGCACTTGGAAGAATGGCAAGAAGGTAAGATGTATGACCGTTTGGGTATAGACCCCCCGCCAACACGCCAAATTTTAGGGATTGCTATTCCGGAGCTTACTATCCCGGTTCGCCCTGGGCGTAATCTTGCTTCCATCATTGAAGTCGCTGTAATACAAAACCGCTTAAGATCATATAAAAGTAATCCTATTAAAGAGTTAGGTTTGGACTAG
- a CDS encoding Putative metallophosphoesterase MG207, whose translation MRIGVVSDSHGDVKVLKHVVTVAGPVDSWLHAGDYCQDGWHLEKLTGLPVTAVAGNCDRQTSALADEYVELAGKTIWLTHGHRHNVKYGVNELVWWGKQYGVSIVIFGHTHIPYNRWHDGILLFNPGSPRAPRGGAAPSCGILTVSTDGNIEGQIIEF comes from the coding sequence ATGAGAATCGGCGTTGTCAGCGACAGCCATGGTGATGTTAAGGTTTTAAAACATGTTGTTACTGTTGCCGGACCGGTTGACAGTTGGCTGCATGCAGGCGACTACTGTCAAGACGGCTGGCATCTGGAAAAATTGACGGGTCTGCCGGTAACGGCGGTGGCTGGCAACTGTGACCGGCAGACCAGTGCGCTTGCCGATGAGTATGTCGAACTTGCCGGTAAAACCATCTGGCTTACCCATGGGCACCGGCATAATGTGAAATACGGTGTCAATGAACTGGTGTGGTGGGGAAAGCAGTATGGCGTCAGTATTGTGATTTTCGGCCATACTCATATTCCGTACAATCGCTGGCATGACGGCATCCTGCTGTTTAATCCCGGCAGCCCCAGAGCCCCGAGGGGCGGGGCTGCGCCCAGTTGCGGAATTTTGACTGTCAGCACTGACGGTAATATTGAGGGACAGATAATAGAGTTTTGA
- the rdgB gene encoding dITP/XTP pyrophosphatase, whose translation MQQATQEIVVASKNAGKVAEIKAALTGLPYTVVSLADLGSFPEAPENGVTFAENACSKAGFYARLTGRLCLADDSGLEVDYLKGAPGVYSARYAGEHASDADNNQKLLDNLIGVPPEKRTGRFRCVLALADAGKTLLTAEGAVEGIILSEPRGDKGFGYDPLFFLPEFDRTLAEMSPEEKNVISHRGRALKALVKQLAAMGK comes from the coding sequence GTGCAACAGGCAACACAAGAGATTGTTGTCGCCAGTAAAAACGCCGGCAAAGTAGCCGAGATTAAAGCGGCACTAACCGGGCTGCCGTATACAGTTGTGTCGCTGGCTGATTTGGGAAGTTTTCCCGAAGCGCCGGAAAATGGCGTGACTTTTGCCGAAAATGCGTGTTCCAAAGCCGGGTTTTATGCACGGTTAACAGGCCGGCTGTGCCTTGCTGATGATTCCGGTTTGGAAGTGGACTATTTGAAGGGGGCTCCAGGGGTTTATTCAGCCCGGTACGCTGGTGAGCATGCCAGTGATGCGGATAACAACCAAAAACTGCTCGACAATTTGATTGGCGTTCCACCGGAAAAACGGACAGGTAGATTCCGGTGCGTGCTGGCACTGGCTGATGCCGGAAAAACTCTGTTGACTGCCGAAGGGGCGGTAGAAGGTATTATCCTGTCTGAACCGCGCGGAGACAAAGGCTTTGGTTACGACCCCTTGTTTTTCCTGCCTGAATTTGACCGGACACTGGCAGAGATGTCGCCTGAAGAAAAAAATGTCATAAGTCACCGGGGCCGGGCCTTAAAGGCCTTGGTAAAACAGTTGGCGGCGATGGGAAAATGA
- the glmS_2 gene encoding Glutamate mutase sigma subunit: MSDKVKVILGVIGADCHAVGNKILNHAISAAGYEVINLGVLVPQEEFVNAAIETDAKAILVASLYGHGEIDCRGLRDRCREAGIEDILLYVGGNLVVGKTDFKDVEQKFLAMGYDRVYVPGTLPDKVIADLNEDLK; encoded by the coding sequence ATGTCAGATAAGGTAAAGGTTATATTAGGTGTGATTGGTGCCGACTGCCATGCTGTTGGTAACAAAATCCTCAATCACGCCATTAGTGCTGCCGGGTATGAAGTGATTAACCTGGGTGTGCTGGTGCCGCAGGAAGAATTTGTTAATGCGGCTATTGAGACTGATGCCAAAGCCATTCTGGTGGCCTCGCTCTACGGTCACGGTGAGATTGATTGTCGTGGTTTAAGAGACCGTTGCCGCGAGGCCGGTATCGAAGATATCCTTCTCTATGTGGGCGGCAACCTGGTTGTCGGCAAAACTGATTTTAAAGATGTTGAACAAAAGTTCCTCGCAATGGGTTATGACCGGGTGTATGTGCCTGGTACTTTGCCTGACAAAGTAATTGCCGATCTTAATGAGGACTTGAAATAA
- the gamP gene encoding Putative PTS system glucosamine-specific EIICBA component — protein sequence MFKKGFEVLQQIGRALMTPVAVLPAAGLLLRFGDKDLLNLPVIKSAGGVIFDNLPLVFAVGVAVGLAGGEGVAGLAAVIGYLILTQTLDNMGVVLGVQPPFQGAAHLINMGVFGGIIIGLLAAVLYKKFHDVKLHPVLGFFAGKRFVPIITAVSSLGLGVIFAFIWPSIQNGIDVASTWVMYSTFGPFFFGFIQRLLIPFGLHHIFQTPFYFTMGSYIDPETGRVVTGEMARFFAGDKTAGRFMVGLFPYMMFGLPAAALAMIHEARPERRKVVSSLLISAGLTSMLTGITEPVEFAFLFVAPALFLIHALLAGVSFTVMDILNVKHGYTFSGGGIDYFLNYGLSTNGWIVIPFGLLLGVLYYAIFRYAIRRWDLKTLGREPEEEIQPDAQGNQDGLAANVLKALGGKDNLTALDACITRLRVTVKNPGLVDKAALKQLGAAGVLEVGHNFQAIFGTQSDTLKGQIKEIMRGSGGGTSLPVASEKKQVAEGKQTEVAVYAPLSGEVVELAQVPDPVFAEKMMGDGFAIKPAAGLVLSPVKGKVLTTFPTKHAVGLIAENGLELLIHVGIDTVKLQGKGFELLVQEGALVEVGTPLLKVDLAYINTHAKSSITPIIFTNLKDQTVEVTKIAAMAGKTVVCTVRGGSI from the coding sequence ATGTTTAAGAAAGGGTTTGAGGTCTTGCAACAAATCGGCAGAGCCTTAATGACACCTGTTGCTGTTCTGCCGGCTGCCGGTCTTTTGCTTCGGTTTGGGGACAAGGATCTATTGAATCTGCCGGTGATCAAGTCGGCAGGGGGGGTTATCTTTGATAATCTGCCGCTGGTCTTTGCGGTAGGTGTAGCGGTTGGTTTGGCCGGAGGTGAGGGAGTTGCCGGTTTGGCCGCAGTTATTGGTTATCTGATACTGACTCAGACTTTAGATAATATGGGTGTTGTCCTGGGGGTGCAACCTCCTTTCCAAGGAGCGGCTCACCTCATCAATATGGGGGTTTTCGGCGGAATTATCATTGGCTTGCTTGCCGCCGTATTGTACAAGAAGTTTCATGATGTCAAACTGCATCCTGTTCTTGGCTTTTTTGCCGGCAAGCGCTTTGTGCCGATTATAACGGCCGTATCTTCTTTAGGGCTTGGTGTAATCTTTGCTTTTATTTGGCCATCGATACAAAACGGAATTGACGTTGCCAGTACTTGGGTTATGTATTCAACTTTTGGTCCGTTCTTTTTCGGGTTTATACAACGTTTGTTAATTCCTTTCGGGCTCCATCATATTTTTCAAACCCCGTTTTACTTCACCATGGGAAGTTATATTGATCCTGAAACCGGCCGGGTAGTTACCGGTGAGATGGCCCGTTTCTTTGCAGGGGATAAAACAGCAGGCCGCTTCATGGTAGGTTTATTTCCTTATATGATGTTCGGTTTACCGGCGGCAGCCCTGGCTATGATCCATGAAGCCCGTCCCGAGCGGCGCAAGGTGGTGTCCAGTTTGCTCATTTCTGCCGGGCTGACTTCGATGCTTACAGGGATTACTGAGCCGGTAGAGTTTGCCTTCTTATTTGTCGCTCCTGCCTTGTTTCTTATTCATGCGCTCCTGGCCGGAGTCTCCTTCACGGTAATGGATATTCTCAATGTGAAACACGGCTATACTTTCTCCGGCGGCGGAATCGATTATTTCTTAAATTATGGATTGTCAACCAACGGCTGGATTGTTATTCCTTTTGGCTTATTGTTAGGCGTGCTCTATTATGCTATTTTCCGGTATGCCATCCGCAGATGGGATTTAAAGACCCTGGGACGCGAACCGGAGGAAGAAATACAACCGGATGCACAAGGAAACCAAGATGGTTTGGCCGCAAATGTCCTGAAAGCTTTAGGGGGAAAGGACAACTTAACGGCACTTGACGCTTGCATCACCCGGCTCAGGGTAACTGTTAAAAATCCGGGTCTGGTCGATAAAGCCGCTTTAAAGCAGTTAGGCGCGGCCGGTGTTTTAGAAGTAGGCCATAATTTTCAGGCGATTTTTGGCACACAATCTGATACCTTGAAGGGGCAAATTAAGGAAATTATGCGCGGAAGTGGGGGTGGAACCTCGTTACCGGTGGCTAGCGAAAAAAAGCAGGTCGCTGAAGGCAAGCAAACAGAAGTTGCTGTTTATGCACCGCTATCCGGCGAAGTTGTTGAGCTTGCGCAAGTACCTGATCCGGTTTTTGCTGAAAAAATGATGGGAGACGGGTTTGCGATTAAGCCTGCCGCTGGTCTTGTACTCTCGCCGGTTAAAGGGAAAGTTCTTACCACTTTTCCGACAAAGCATGCTGTAGGGCTGATTGCCGAGAACGGCCTGGAATTACTCATACACGTAGGTATTGACACAGTCAAACTTCAGGGAAAAGGGTTTGAACTGTTGGTGCAAGAAGGCGCTTTGGTTGAGGTGGGAACCCCGTTGTTAAAGGTTGACTTAGCGTATATTAATACCCATGCTAAATCCTCAATTACACCAATTATATTTACAAATTTAAAAGACCAAACGGTAGAAGTAACAAAAATTGCGGCTATGGCTGGAAAAACTGTTGTATGTACCGTTCGTGGCGGTTCAATATGA
- the ptsH gene encoding Phosphocarrier protein HPr has translation MEKTIIIKNSSGLHARPATLLVQKASGFPCKISLVKGEKVANAKSIMNVLALGIGRDEQVTIITEGERADEALQVIAEFLETLTE, from the coding sequence ATGGAAAAAACAATCATTATTAAAAATTCTTCAGGATTACATGCACGGCCGGCAACACTGCTTGTCCAGAAAGCAAGCGGATTCCCCTGTAAAATTAGTTTAGTCAAGGGAGAAAAAGTGGCCAATGCCAAGAGTATTATGAATGTACTTGCTTTGGGAATAGGCCGGGATGAACAAGTGACGATCATTACCGAAGGTGAGCGAGCGGACGAAGCTTTGCAAGTCATTGCCGAGTTTCTGGAAACATTAACAGAGTAG
- the murI gene encoding Glutamate racemase — protein sequence MGDNAPIGIFDSGLGGLTVVRKVLSLLPGEDIIYFGDTARIPYGSRPPAEILGFMREILLFFSSQKVKMAITACNTMTALGLEQAREQFPFLLVGVNNGVSAALKASRNKRIGVIATEATINSGKHAAAIRAADSDTTVFPQACPQFVPLIEQEKLSGPEIEAAAREYLTPLKEAKVDTLILGCTHYPFISPLISEIMGPETILIDPARETAADARVMLAHHQKLATGGKGHVRLCFSADLPRAERVAACALDYSRASVTQPKFELINLPDYF from the coding sequence ATGGGAGATAATGCACCAATCGGAATTTTTGATTCCGGACTGGGCGGGCTTACGGTTGTCAGGAAAGTATTAAGCTTGTTGCCGGGAGAAGATATTATATATTTTGGCGATACGGCCCGGATACCTTATGGTTCGCGGCCACCGGCCGAGATTTTAGGGTTTATGCGGGAAATTCTCTTGTTTTTCTCATCACAAAAAGTCAAGATGGCGATAACGGCCTGCAATACTATGACAGCTCTTGGCCTTGAACAGGCAAGAGAACAGTTTCCTTTTTTACTGGTGGGAGTAAACAATGGTGTTAGCGCCGCGCTTAAGGCTAGCAGGAATAAGCGTATCGGTGTTATTGCCACTGAGGCTACTATTAACAGCGGTAAACACGCTGCTGCCATTAGAGCTGCTGATTCGGACACAACAGTTTTTCCTCAGGCTTGTCCGCAATTTGTGCCGCTGATTGAACAGGAAAAGTTAAGTGGTCCGGAGATTGAGGCTGCGGCCAGAGAATATTTGACGCCGCTTAAAGAGGCTAAAGTCGATACACTGATCTTAGGGTGTACTCACTATCCGTTTATAAGCCCGTTAATTAGTGAAATTATGGGGCCAGAAACCATTCTCATTGACCCGGCCAGGGAAACTGCGGCTGATGCACGGGTTATGCTGGCGCATCACCAGAAACTTGCCACCGGCGGGAAAGGGCACGTACGGTTGTGTTTTTCGGCTGATTTGCCGCGGGCCGAACGGGTTGCCGCCTGCGCTCTGGATTATTCCCGGGCCTCAGTCACTCAGCCTAAGTTTGAGCTCATTAATTTGCCGGATTATTTTTAA
- the glcT gene encoding PtsGHI operon antiterminator: MDDEKGYILKKVLNNNALIALDEGHKEVILIGKGIGFQRAKGDSIRHDAKIEKVFVLASEGQREQMQRLFTENDEDILRVITEYVKYVEGKLERAFTTQFFIALTDHLVFAIKRLQQGIKIHNPFLYDVRSLYPYEYSLAQEGTTLLENRLKITIPEDEIGFLALHIHSGRTNQDLSRMNRFSGLIVKLIKVIETELEIEIDKTGLDYSRLVTHLRYAIDRAKRNDFAEKENSLSQLLQKEYPVCYNIAWKIVKILQNQLKVDIPEAEVSYLTLHIQRILERTKN; this comes from the coding sequence TTGGACGATGAAAAAGGATATATTCTAAAAAAAGTTTTAAATAACAATGCCCTCATTGCCCTTGATGAAGGACACAAAGAAGTTATTCTTATTGGAAAGGGAATTGGTTTTCAAAGGGCAAAAGGAGATAGTATCCGGCATGATGCAAAGATCGAAAAGGTGTTTGTTCTTGCTTCGGAGGGACAGCGAGAACAGATGCAGCGTCTTTTTACCGAGAATGATGAAGATATCCTGAGGGTTATCACCGAGTATGTGAAGTATGTTGAAGGAAAGCTTGAACGAGCTTTTACCACCCAATTTTTTATTGCCTTAACTGACCACCTTGTCTTTGCTATCAAAAGACTGCAGCAAGGGATAAAAATTCATAACCCTTTTTTATATGATGTTCGAAGCCTTTATCCGTATGAATATTCTTTGGCTCAAGAAGGGACAACTCTTTTGGAAAACCGGTTAAAGATTACTATTCCGGAAGATGAGATTGGCTTTTTAGCGCTTCATATCCATAGCGGGCGAACTAATCAAGACTTGAGCCGAATGAACCGTTTTTCCGGGCTGATCGTGAAACTGATTAAAGTGATCGAAACTGAACTGGAAATTGAGATTGATAAAACAGGATTAGATTATTCCCGCCTTGTGACACATCTCCGTTATGCCATAGACCGGGCAAAACGCAATGATTTTGCGGAAAAAGAAAATTCTCTAAGTCAGTTATTGCAAAAAGAATATCCCGTATGCTATAATATTGCCTGGAAGATAGTAAAAATTCTGCAAAATCAATTAAAGGTTGACATTCCCGAAGCAGAAGTCAGTTATCTTACCTTACACATCCAAAGAATATTGGAGCGTACGAAAAACTAA
- the ptsI gene encoding Phosphoenolpyruvate-protein phosphotransferase has translation MMEWTGIAAAAGYALGRAFLLQEQELQVSKQNLPPEKVEPEISRLEEEIRQAIEEIKMIRETTRQKLGDEQAAIFDAHIMLLNDPEYIGGIKEKIKSEAMNAAAAVQEVTDQFLSLFAGIDNEYIRERALDLQDVSRRLLRRLLGIQSLSLGDVQDQVVLVTHDLTPSDAAQLDRGKVTGIVTNIGGRTSHSAIMARSMEIPAVVGLQDIVAKVTPADFVIVDGNEGKVFINPPDDLIQIYREKQENFEFRKREFKRLVDEPSVTQDGVRVELAANIGNPDDARVALENGAEGIGLYRTEFLYMGRNELPSEEEQFAAYKAVAALFGMNHPVVIRTLDIGGDKELPYMDMPKEMNPFLGYRAIRLCLDRTDIFKTQLKAILRAGVYGNIKMMYPMIATLQELRAANKVLEEVKQELSAANIPFNDAMEVGIMVEIPSVAVLADQFAKEVDFFSIGTNDLVQYTMAADRMNEQVSYLYQPFNPAVLRLVQHVIDAAHAAGKWVGMCGEMAGDLTAIPILLGMGLDEFSMSAGSILPARSLIRQLNQQDMGRIAKTVLAMDSAEAIKAFVEREVPLITRL, from the coding sequence ATGATGGAATGGACGGGTATTGCCGCAGCCGCAGGTTATGCCTTAGGCAGGGCATTTTTACTGCAAGAACAAGAATTGCAAGTAAGTAAGCAAAACCTCCCGCCGGAAAAAGTCGAACCGGAAATAAGCCGTTTGGAAGAAGAAATCCGCCAAGCGATTGAGGAAATTAAAATGATTCGGGAGACAACCCGGCAAAAGCTCGGCGATGAGCAGGCAGCTATCTTTGATGCGCATATCATGCTGCTTAACGACCCCGAATACATTGGGGGTATTAAGGAAAAGATCAAGTCGGAAGCTATGAACGCCGCAGCGGCTGTTCAGGAAGTGACAGACCAGTTTTTAAGCCTGTTTGCCGGTATCGATAATGAATATATCCGGGAACGCGCTCTTGATTTACAGGATGTCAGCCGCCGTCTTCTCCGGCGCTTACTGGGAATACAGTCACTGTCTCTAGGTGATGTTCAGGATCAGGTGGTTCTGGTTACTCATGACTTAACACCATCAGATGCCGCTCAACTGGACCGGGGCAAAGTGACTGGCATCGTGACCAATATTGGCGGGCGCACTTCCCACTCGGCAATTATGGCTCGTTCGATGGAGATTCCTGCTGTTGTCGGGTTACAGGATATCGTGGCCAAGGTCACACCGGCGGATTTTGTGATTGTTGACGGAAACGAAGGTAAAGTATTCATTAATCCGCCGGATGACTTAATTCAAATATACCGGGAGAAGCAAGAAAACTTCGAGTTCCGGAAAAGAGAATTCAAAAGGTTGGTTGATGAGCCTTCGGTTACTCAAGACGGGGTTAGGGTAGAACTTGCAGCTAATATCGGTAATCCTGATGATGCCAGGGTAGCCCTGGAAAATGGGGCTGAAGGGATTGGTTTATACCGTACCGAGTTCTTATATATGGGCAGAAATGAATTGCCTTCTGAAGAAGAACAATTTGCAGCCTATAAAGCGGTGGCGGCTCTGTTTGGCATGAATCATCCGGTAGTTATCCGCACTTTGGATATTGGCGGTGACAAAGAATTGCCTTATATGGACATGCCTAAAGAAATGAATCCGTTCCTGGGATACCGGGCCATTCGCCTGTGCCTTGACCGGACTGACATTTTTAAGACCCAGCTCAAGGCTATCTTGCGTGCCGGTGTTTACGGGAATATTAAGATGATGTACCCCATGATTGCAACCCTTCAGGAACTCAGGGCAGCGAATAAAGTGCTTGAAGAAGTGAAGCAGGAACTGTCGGCGGCAAACATCCCGTTTAACGATGCTATGGAAGTCGGCATCATGGTCGAGATTCCCAGTGTTGCCGTTTTAGCGGACCAGTTCGCGAAAGAAGTTGATTTCTTTAGCATCGGGACAAATGATTTAGTCCAATATACCATGGCTGCTGACCGTATGAATGAACAAGTGTCTTATCTGTATCAACCCTTTAATCCGGCAGTGTTGCGTCTCGTTCAGCACGTTATCGACGCAGCCCATGCCGCAGGAAAATGGGTGGGAATGTGCGGGGAGATGGCCGGTGATTTAACCGCAATTCCAATTTTATTGGGGATGGGACTTGATGAGTTCAGTATGAGTGCAGGCTCGATCCTGCCGGCGCGTTCTTTGATTCGTCAGTTGAATCAGCAGGATATGGGCCGTATTGCGAAAACTGTTTTGGCGATGGATAGCGCTGAGGCAATAAAAGCGTTTGTTGAGCGGGAAGTCCCGCTTATTACCCGATTGTGA
- a CDS encoding Putative esterase yields the protein MITVREKVRFVETDMMGVVHHSNYFRWFEMARVEYLRKVGIYLNDMMAEDIVFPITDVECKYLASAKFDDYILIEATLVEVSKVKMVFTYRVLREQDDALLATGRTQNAFTNKQGKVIRLPDKYFKKLSSPLSS from the coding sequence ATGATTACAGTACGGGAAAAAGTAAGATTTGTTGAGACTGATATGATGGGGGTGGTGCACCACTCCAACTATTTTCGCTGGTTTGAGATGGCCAGAGTAGAGTATCTGAGGAAGGTCGGTATTTATCTTAATGACATGATGGCTGAGGATATTGTATTTCCGATTACCGATGTCGAGTGCAAGTATCTGGCGTCGGCTAAATTTGACGACTATATTCTCATTGAAGCCACCCTCGTTGAAGTGTCAAAGGTAAAAATGGTATTTACTTACCGGGTGCTGAGAGAACAGGACGATGCGCTTCTGGCTACCGGACGTACACAAAATGCATTTACCAACAAGCAGGGTAAAGTTATTCGTCTGCCAGACAAGTACTTTAAGAAATTAAGCAGCCCTCTGTCAAGTTAA